Below is a window of Gemmatimonadaceae bacterium DNA.
GAAAGGCGGAGACGGGCGAGGACATTCACGTCGTCGTCGAAGTCCAGCAGCACATTGGCCGGAATCAGGTGCGCGCGGTCGCCATGTCGTCGACTGACGGCGTGGAGCGCGGCTTCGAGGTCGTCGATACGGGCGGCCCGATCACGGTGCCCGTGGGCGAGTCGGCGTTAGGACGAATCTTGAACGTGGTTGGCCAGCCCGTTGATAACGGCCCGGCCATTCCGAAGGATGCACCCCGCTGGCCGATCCATCGTAAGCGTCCGGACTTCGTCGACCTCGAGCCGAAGACGGAGATCTTCGAGACCGGCATCAAGGTCATCGACCTCGTCGCTCCGTTCGTGAAAGGCGGAAAGATCGGTCTCTTCGGCGGCGCGGGCGTGGGGAAGACAGTCGTCATTCAGGAATTGATCAACAACGTCGCGAAGGGCCATGGCGGCAGGTCAGTCTTCTGCGGCGTAGGTGAACGGACGCGCGAGGGAAACGATCTGTATCTGGAGTTCAAGGAAGCGAACATCCTGAGCCAGGTCGCTCTCATTTACGGGCAAATGAACGAGCCGCCGGGTGCGCGGCTCCGCGTCGGCCTCACGGGCCTAACGGTGGCAGAGTACTTCCGGGATACCGAAGGCGCGGACGTGCTCGTGTTCATCGACAATATCTTTCGATTCACGCAGGCGGGCTCGGAGGTGTCGGCGTTGCTCGGGCGCATGCCGAGCGCCGTCGGATATCAACCGACGCTGGCGACGGAGATGGGCGATTTGCAGGAGCGCATCACGTCGACTCGTAACGGGTCGATCACGTCGGTGCAGGCGATCTACGTTCCGGCGGACGATATCACCGATCCCGCACCGGCGACTGCCTTCGCGCACCTGGACGCGACGGTCGTGCTCTCGCGCGCCATTACGGAGCTCGGGATTTATCCCGCGGTCGATCCGCTCTCGTCATCGTCGCGAATCCTCGATGCGCAGTTCATCGGTGAGCGACACTATAAGGTTGCAACCGAGGTGCAGCGCATTCTGCAGCGTTACAAGGAGCTGCAGGACATCATCGCGATTCTCGGCATGGACGAGCTTTCGGAAGAAGACAAGCGAATCGTGGCGCGTGCCCGTCGCGTGCAGCGCTTCATGTCGCAGCCGTTCGCGGTCGCGCAGCAGTTCACCGGCATCATCGGCAAGTACGTAAAGCTCGAGGAAACGGTCTCGTCATTCGAGCGCCTCGTGTCCGGCGAATTCGACAACCTGCCTGAGCAGGCGTTCTTCATGGCCGGCAGCATCGAGGATGTCGCCGAGAACGCCAAGCGGTTGGCTCAGAGCTGATCGACGGGAACAAATGCTAACAGTTACTGTCATTTCGCCAGAAGCCGTTCTCTTCGAGGGCACGAGCGAGTCTGTCGTGGCACCGGCGTTCGATGGGGAAGTTGGCATCCTCACCGGTCATGCCCCGATGATGACGCTGTTGGGCAGGGGAACGCTCCGAATTGGAGGGGCCGAGCGCCGCTTCCTGATCGAGGGCGGATTTCTACAGGTCGTCGACAACCAAGTGCGAGTCGTGACGGAGCGCGCGCAGGTAGCCTAACGGCGGAGCGAATTGCCGGCATAACGAAGGGGCGCCCACGGGAATTGGCGCCCCTTTTTCTTTGAAGGTGCCCGCTAGTCTGTGCCGCGCGAGCTGACGACCTGGATGACGCCCCCCAGGTTGCCGAGTCCGAAACGGGATTGCGCTTCGCTCGCGCCGTAGAAGCGGATGGAGGAGGCCGATGTGCTTGGCATCTGCTGCAGCACTTCGACGCCGCCAGCGCGTTGCGAATCGAGATAGACGTTTATTGTGTAATTGGCCTCCGCGCGCACAGCAGTGGGCGGGCTACGGAGCCAGTTGGGCCGTAAAGCCCGGACGACGTCGTAAAGCGTTGGTTGGTGCGAGTTCTCGATATCGTCGCGAGTGATCAGCGCATCACTGTTTGTCGATTTCTGAGCGCCGCCAGTGGATGCGCACGAGGCGGTCCAGCAAAGCAGGATGCACAGCAACGCCGTCAGCAATCGTCGCGAGCTGCCACTAGACAGATGTTTGCGCAAATGGCCGCGCGTGACGGTGCGTTGATCGAAAGGCACGCTAAGCTCCGGTGGGTGGTCGACGAATCGTGCGAGTTGTTGATTGTCGCCGCAAGGTGTCGACGAGACGGTCCGTCCCGGAATTCCGGTACACTGACACCCTTGCGGATTGCGTGCACCGCGCCATACGTTGGCCGCGCCAGGAAAGTGGCGAACCAAAAGAGCCATCAGCCGGTTAGTCCCACGTTAAGTGTTGCGCCGCCACCACGATGTGACTTCTGGTCCCACTTGGTTGGTTAGCGTTTCGTGAATTGTCGCGACACCGATCGACCCCTCGAGCCAGCCGGGTTATGGGCTGTGAGCGGATGGTCGGCCCGTCCTACGTTGTGAAGCTTTTCTGTCGCCGTTGGCACTTTCCCGCTGGTAAGCAGTCGTCGCGTTGAAAGGATTCCGCGCCTCGTGCGCGGTGCAGGTTCTTCGGCAATCAATGCAAAGCTCTCGTGTGGCGTCGCCGGCCCGACGCGTCGCACGGTTCCCGGGGCGCGCGAACGCGCGCTTTCATCATCTCCAACGCGTGAGACGAACACCATGAGTCGTGCTCGAATCGTGGCCGTGGCCCTATGCGCCATAGCGCTCACGGGGGCGGGGGGCGCCGTCGCCCAGGCACAGAACGCCGTGATCTCCGGTAGGGTGACCACGGACTTTGGACAACCAATCGAGGGAGCAAACGTCTTCATCACCGAGATGAGTGTCTCGGTCCGCAGTGATGCGTCGGGGAACTACACGATCAACCTCCCGGCGGCTCGCGTCGATGGACGTCAGGCGAACCTGCGGGCACGCGCGTTCGGTCGCGCGCCGACGGTTCGTCTGATCAATATCACGCCGGGCGCGCAGACCGTGAATTTCTCGCTGAAGGAAGACGTCAATCGGCTCGCAGAAGTCGTGGTCACGGGCGTAACGGCTGGAACGGAGCAGAAGAATCTTCCGTTCCAGGTGGCGCACGTCGATCAGAGCGAGATGCCGGTACCAGGCGCGACCAACGTACTGTCGCAGCTTGCCGGCAAAGTGCCGGGCCTCGAGATCGTGCAGGCGAGCGGCCGGCCGGGGAGCGCGCCGGCTGTCATGCTACGCGGTCCGAAGTCGATCAACGGAACGGGGCGCGGCCAGGATCCGCTCTACATCGTCGACGGCATCATCCTCAACCCGGGCATCGGCGTCAACCAACTCGGAACGGCGCTCTCGCTGCAGGGCGGCACCCTCGCCGACATCAATCCGGCGGACATCGAAAGCGTCGAAGTCGTGGAGGGCGCGGCGGCGGCGTCGCTGTACGGGTCTCGCGCAGCGAACGGCGTCATATCCATTACGACGAAGTCCGGACGCAATGCTGGATCGGGCATCCACTACAACGTGCGCACTGAATACGGCGGAAGCGATATCGAGCACACCTTCCCATATTCCGACTACAGCATGATGATGATGGACGAGACGCAGAAGCGCTTCTGCGTCATCACGAGCGCCGGGCCGTGCGCACAGACGGTGGACTTCGGCGAAGAGGCGCTCCGCGTCAATCAGCTCGGCGGCGTCGTTGCGCTTTCGCCTGTGGGCTTCCGACAGGACTTCGGCATCTCGTCGGCGGCGAAGGCGCCGCTGCTTCGGAATCTATATGAAGTGAACGCGTTCCCGGTGACGTACAATCCGCTCGCCCAAATGGTGACGAGCGGGCAGTTCACGAACACGACGCTCGACGCTTCGGGGAACAATGGCGGAACGAGCTATTTCGTGAGCGGCTCGAACCTGTGGCAGCAAGGCTCGATTAGGAGCCTAACGGGGTTCAAGCGGAATTCGGTGCGCGTCAACGTCGATCAGAACGTAGGCAACGATTGGACGTTCGGCGCCCGCACCTACTATTCGCGTGCGTGGCAGGACGGTAGCAACGCGGAGAACGGCAACGGCTTCTTCACCCTCACGCGGTCGCCGGCCGCCGTGAACCTGCTTGCGACGGACGATCAGGGGCGTTTGTACGTGCGATCGAATCCGCTCAATCAAGGCTCGCAGAACTACAACCCGCTGTACTACTTCGAGAATCGACGCCAGAACGATCTGGACGATCGATTCCTCGGCAACCTGACGGCTCGGTACACGCCAACGAGCTGGCTCGATCTCGATGCGAACGGAAGCTACGATCGCACGAACTCGAGCGGTTTGTTCATGTACGACAAGGGGTTCCGCACGACCGCGATCTCGTCTGACAACCTTGGCTCGCAGAGTCACTACGCGGGCTACGGGCAGTCGTACAACACCGCGATCAACGGGTCGGCGCACCGGAGCTGGGGGAACCTAACGGCGCGGTACACGGCGCGGTATTTGTACGAGCAGCAGGACATCTACAGCGAGGCGTTGAACGGGTCGACACTTGCCGTCGCCGGCCTGACGACGGCGAAGGACGCGACGACGGGGTTCGGTCTGAACTCGACGACGCAGTCCATTCGGTCCGTCGGTATCACGAACGGCATCACGGCGGACTGGAAGAGCCGGTACTTCATCGACGCATTGGTCCGGCGTGACGGAAGCTCACTCTTCGGAAGCGACAATCGTTGGGCGAACTATGGCCGCGCTTCCGCGGCGTGGCGCATTTCGGACGAGTCGTGGTGGTTCCTCTCGTCGGTAAACGACCTGAAATTCCGCGCGTCGTACGGCACGGCTGGCGGTCGGCCGCCGTTCGTCGCCCAGTATGAGACGTACACGATCGGCACGGGTGGCTCGCTCTCGCCGAACACACAGGGCAATGCCCACCTGCGCCCTGAGACGACCTACGAGACGGAATTGGGCGCTGACATGGAGATCCTGCACCGCTACGGTTTGAACCTGACATTGGCGCACGACATCACGAAGGATCAGATCCTGCCCGTGCCACTTCCGGCATCGCAGGGCTTCAACCAGGTGTGGACGAACGCGGGCACGCTCGACAACAAGACGATCGAGCTCTCGCTCAACGTTCCAATCCTGCAGCGGCGCAACCTCGGATGGTCGGCGCGATTCAACTACGACCGCACGATCACGATGGTCACGCAGCTCAACGAAGCGCCATTCTTGTACGGCACGGACTACCAGAACTCCGGTTCGGTGTTCTACTTACAGGCCGGATATCCGTACGCTGAGTTCTATGGACGTCAGTTCGTGACGAGCTGCGGTCAGCTGCCTTCAGCGTTCCAGTCGCAGTGCGGCGGCGCTGGCAGCGCCTTCCAGAAGAACAGCGACGGTATGATCGTCTGGGTCGGACAGGGCAATTCGTTAGGCGATGGCATCACGAAGAACCTGTGGAACGCGGTGCTTCCGAACGGGCAGGCTCCATGGAGCAAGCAGCTCAACTGGGGTATGCCTATCAAAGTGCGCGATCCCGCCACCGGATCATCGGCCAACGTGTACCTGGGTAGTGCGCTTCCGAAGTTCCGCATCAGCCACTCGCAGACCTTCAACTACAAGAAGTTGTTCCTGTACGCGTTGGTCGACGGTTCCTTCGGTCAATATGTGTGGAATGAAGCGCGCGCGTGGTCGTTCGGCGATTACCAGGACCGTGAGGAAGACCAGCACGGCAAGAGCGTCGCGGACGCGAAGCCGCTTGGTTACTACTGGCGGCAAGGCCCGGCCGACGCCGGAATCGGCACGGGCGGCTTGTATGACGCGTTAGGTGTGAACAGCGTGAACCTCGAGAAGGCGAGCTACGCCAAGATTCGCGAGGTCAACATCTCGTACAACTACGGAGCGGTGCGCGGCGTGGGCGATTGGACGATCGGACTGATCGGCCGGAACCTGAAGACGTTCACGAACTACAGCGGCTATGATCCGGAAGTCGGCGTCACGAATGCCGGCAGCACGTCGGGATCGGGTGCGGTGAACGGCATCGACGCGTACCAGTTCCCCAATCTTCGCACATTCTCGCTCAGCCTTAGCACTCGCTTCTAAGCACGCGCCTCGCGGGGGAACGACGAACTTGTCCTCCGCGAGGTGTGACCTTCCACGAGGTGAATTCGAATGAGAAAATTGGCTACCGGCCTCGTTATGGTCGCTGCCACTGTCGCAGCTGCGGCGTGCAAGGATGCGCTTTCGGTCACTAACCCGAACAATCCGAACATCGCGCAGGTGCTAGCGACGGGCACGGACATCGAGGCCGTCTTCGCTCAGGGATACCTGCAGGTCGGCTTCACTGGCAGCGGCATTCACACCAACAACCTCGCGCCGCAACTCAACGCCATGTCCCTCGAGAACTACGGCAACGTGGCGAATTTCGATATGGTGTATCGGGCCGCGATTCCGCGACTATTCATCGATAACTCGGTGAACAACACAGGCGACGCTGTTCACTACGCCGACTTCCAGAACATGCAGAAGCTTGCCCGGACGATCTCGATTGCCATCGCGGCGCTCGACAAGTTCACCGGCAGCGGCAAATCGCTCGGATCGCCTTCGCAGGACGCGAGAGCAAGGGCGTGGGGCTTTTTCGAGCTCGGCCTTTCGTTAGGCAATACCGCGTTGGTGTATGACTCGGCCTCCATCGTCTATCCCACGACGCCGACGACCGGTCCACCTCAACCGCTCAGCGGTTACGCCGCTGCCATGACAGCGGCCCTCGGCGATCTCGACAGCGCGTTGACCATCGCACGATCGTCAGCGGTCACCTCCAATCTCGCGGCGTTCACGTCACCTTGGATCAATGGCCTCAACGTCGATCAGCCCGGTTTCATCGCGATGGTGCGCTCGTACCAGGCCAGATTCCGCGCTGGCGTAGCGCGAACTCCGGCTGAACGCGCGGCGGTGAACTGGGATCAAGTGATTGCCGACGCAACGAATGGCATCACGGCGGATATCGTAGTGAAGCTCTCGATTCAGGCCGGATGGCAGCAGCGGGAGGTCACGAACGCGTATCGCTACCAGGGCTGGGGCGATGCGTCTATGATGTACCTCGGAATGGCTGATACGTCGGGAGCGTATGATGCGTGGCTCGCGACGTCGATGGTCAATCGTCAGTCTTTCCTCATCAGGAGCGGCGATAATCGCTGGCCATTCGGTGAGGATCGCACGAGCCAGACGACGCTATCAGGCGGATCCAACGGGGTGCCCGGCACGACAGGCCTGTACTTCCGGAACAGACCGCCAGGTGAGGATCC
It encodes the following:
- a CDS encoding SusC/RagA family TonB-linked outer membrane protein, which translates into the protein MSRARIVAVALCAIALTGAGGAVAQAQNAVISGRVTTDFGQPIEGANVFITEMSVSVRSDASGNYTINLPAARVDGRQANLRARAFGRAPTVRLINITPGAQTVNFSLKEDVNRLAEVVVTGVTAGTEQKNLPFQVAHVDQSEMPVPGATNVLSQLAGKVPGLEIVQASGRPGSAPAVMLRGPKSINGTGRGQDPLYIVDGIILNPGIGVNQLGTALSLQGGTLADINPADIESVEVVEGAAAASLYGSRAANGVISITTKSGRNAGSGIHYNVRTEYGGSDIEHTFPYSDYSMMMMDETQKRFCVITSAGPCAQTVDFGEEALRVNQLGGVVALSPVGFRQDFGISSAAKAPLLRNLYEVNAFPVTYNPLAQMVTSGQFTNTTLDASGNNGGTSYFVSGSNLWQQGSIRSLTGFKRNSVRVNVDQNVGNDWTFGARTYYSRAWQDGSNAENGNGFFTLTRSPAAVNLLATDDQGRLYVRSNPLNQGSQNYNPLYYFENRRQNDLDDRFLGNLTARYTPTSWLDLDANGSYDRTNSSGLFMYDKGFRTTAISSDNLGSQSHYAGYGQSYNTAINGSAHRSWGNLTARYTARYLYEQQDIYSEALNGSTLAVAGLTTAKDATTGFGLNSTTQSIRSVGITNGITADWKSRYFIDALVRRDGSSLFGSDNRWANYGRASAAWRISDESWWFLSSVNDLKFRASYGTAGGRPPFVAQYETYTIGTGGSLSPNTQGNAHLRPETTYETELGADMEILHRYGLNLTLAHDITKDQILPVPLPASQGFNQVWTNAGTLDNKTIELSLNVPILQRRNLGWSARFNYDRTITMVTQLNEAPFLYGTDYQNSGSVFYLQAGYPYAEFYGRQFVTSCGQLPSAFQSQCGGAGSAFQKNSDGMIVWVGQGNSLGDGITKNLWNAVLPNGQAPWSKQLNWGMPIKVRDPATGSSANVYLGSALPKFRISHSQTFNYKKLFLYALVDGSFGQYVWNEARAWSFGDYQDREEDQHGKSVADAKPLGYYWRQGPADAGIGTGGLYDALGVNSVNLEKASYAKIREVNISYNYGAVRGVGDWTIGLIGRNLKTFTNYSGYDPEVGVTNAGSTSGSGAVNGIDAYQFPNLRTFSLSLSTRF
- the atpD gene encoding F0F1 ATP synthase subunit beta, translated to MAATTAIKNIGKIVQVIGPVLDVEFEAEHLPELYNALDITGKAETGEDIHVVVEVQQHIGRNQVRAVAMSSTDGVERGFEVVDTGGPITVPVGESALGRILNVVGQPVDNGPAIPKDAPRWPIHRKRPDFVDLEPKTEIFETGIKVIDLVAPFVKGGKIGLFGGAGVGKTVVIQELINNVAKGHGGRSVFCGVGERTREGNDLYLEFKEANILSQVALIYGQMNEPPGARLRVGLTGLTVAEYFRDTEGADVLVFIDNIFRFTQAGSEVSALLGRMPSAVGYQPTLATEMGDLQERITSTRNGSITSVQAIYVPADDITDPAPATAFAHLDATVVLSRAITELGIYPAVDPLSSSSRILDAQFIGERHYKVATEVQRILQRYKELQDIIAILGMDELSEEDKRIVARARRVQRFMSQPFAVAQQFTGIIGKYVKLEETVSSFERLVSGEFDNLPEQAFFMAGSIEDVAENAKRLAQS
- the atpC gene encoding ATP synthase F1 subunit epsilon, which produces MLTVTVISPEAVLFEGTSESVVAPAFDGEVGILTGHAPMMTLLGRGTLRIGGAERRFLIEGGFLQVVDNQVRVVTERAQVA